ACTCGCACAACCTCAACTTGAAGTTGCTTTCCCAGATTTGACTACCTTCGCTCGTCCTGTAGATCTCCAGCATGCAGGCGATGGTTCGAATCGTATTTTCGTTGTAGAGCAGGCCGGTATTATTCATGTTTTTGAAAACAATAGAGAGGCAGCTACAAAAAATGAATTTTTAAATATCCAAAGCCAGGTTCGTAGGAACGGTAATGAAGAAGGCTTATTGGGTTTGGCATTCCACCCTGATTATGCAAACAACGGTTTCTTTTATGTCGATTATTCTGCTTCGAATCCCCGAAGAACAGTGATTGCGAGATTTCAGGTAGATAATTCGGATCCGGATCTTGCTAATCCCAACAGTAGATTAGTACTATTGGAAGTCAACCAGCCTTTCAGTAATCACAATGGCGGCCAGATTGCTTTTGGGCCGGATGGATTTCTTTATATTTCGCTCGGCGACGGCGGATTGGCGAATGATCCGAATGGTAACGGGCAAAACCGCCAAACACTGCTTGGGGCAATTCTGCGTATCGATGTGGACAACCCGGCTGGCGGCAAGAATTATGGCATTCCCGGTGACAATCCGTTTGCTGGAAATAATCAAGGGTTTCGCGAAGAAATTTATGCTTATGGTTTACGCAATGTTTGGCGCTTTAGTTTTGATTTTGAAACTGACAGGTTATGGGCTGCAGACGTCGGCCAGGGTGCAAGAGAAGAAATTGACATTATCGAAAATGGCAAAAATTATGGCTGGAAGATTATGGAAGGGGCAATCTGTCGACCATCCACTTCTGGATGTAATCAGTCTGGCTTGGAATTGCCAATTTATGATTATTCTCATAGCTTGGGACAATCTGTAACCGGTGGTTATGTCTACCGTGGACCAGGTGTGCCAGACCTGCAAGGATCGTACATTTATGGTGATTTTGTTACCGGAAGGATTTGGGCGCTTAACTACGATGGCACGAACCTAGCGGAAAATACCGAACTTCTTAATACCAGTCTATTTATTTCATCGTTTGGCATCGATCAGAACAACGAGCTTTACATTTGTGCTTTTGATGGAAGAATTTATCGTTTCAAGCCAACAGTCACTTCGGAAGATTCAAATTCCGAAATTCCATCGCAATTTAGCTTATTGCAGAACTATCCCAATCCGTTTTCTGCAAATCTTCAGGGCGGTACTACAATAAGCTTTAGTTTGGCTCAAAGTAGTGACGTCTCCATTCAGATCTATAATTTACGGGGAGAATTAGTCAGAAGATTTTCTCCTGGAATGTTATCAGCCGGTGAGTTTACAGTTTTCTGGAATGGAAAAAACGATCGGGGAAGTCAGGTGGCAGCAGGAATTTACTTTTATAGGTTGATTGTAGATCATTCAATCAGACACATAAAACGGCTAACCATGCTAAAATAAGGTTCTTTAAGGGATAAGTTGGAAAGTACTCTTATTTGAAGTTTATGTTTTTTGGGGAGCGGTTTTATAAAACCTGAATAATTATATCGTGCTCCGCAAAGGAAAAGTTGTCTTTAAGAAAAAAGTTGACCCTATTTTTGTTTCACACTCTCAAATTCTACTATTGTACTTCGAATCTGTGCGACTGAAACATCTCCCTGCTCTGTTTTTGAATATATAGTTACTAGGACAATTCTATTTTTTTTAATGATGTAGTAAATCAACCTGTAACCAGATCGTTTTCCTTTTTCCAAATCAGTATTTCTGACTCGTAATTTGCAAACCGTATATCCAACACTTTGAATCCGGTCTCCCAAAGTTCGCCCCGATTCTAAATCTTCTATCACTGACTGAATATCTGATTTTATATGTCGATATTTTTTTGAGAGATGCCTTTATTTCTCTTAAATTCAGGAGTAAACTCTACTTGTCTAATATCAGCTGTATCTTCATTCGGCATCTATTCCGTCCCACAGTTCTGAAACCGGTTTCGTTTCTCCTTTTAATGTTTCCATCCACCCTTGTTTAAAGCTTTCTTCTGCAGATTTCAAGCTTGTACTTTCTCGAAATATACGTATTATTTGCAACAGGTATGGAAGTTGTTCTTCTGGTGTCTTATCTATTTCTTCTAATACTAACTCATGGTATCTGGAAATGTTAGTAGCCATCATAACCTCATTTTTTTTAACCTACATTAATTCTGGTTGAAAATCAAATAGAGATTATAAGATTATTGATTCTCAATGTGCCATTTAATGCTCAACCTAGTAGCTCTTAGATCTTTAACTATTAAAAGTAACATTCACTATATAACAAAAT
This is a stretch of genomic DNA from candidate division KSB1 bacterium. It encodes these proteins:
- a CDS encoding PQQ-dependent sugar dehydrogenase — translated: MRYLKPTFFCFSILCYSSLLAQPQLEVAFPDLTTFARPVDLQHAGDGSNRIFVVEQAGIIHVFENNREAATKNEFLNIQSQVRRNGNEEGLLGLAFHPDYANNGFFYVDYSASNPRRTVIARFQVDNSDPDLANPNSRLVLLEVNQPFSNHNGGQIAFGPDGFLYISLGDGGLANDPNGNGQNRQTLLGAILRIDVDNPAGGKNYGIPGDNPFAGNNQGFREEIYAYGLRNVWRFSFDFETDRLWAADVGQGAREEIDIIENGKNYGWKIMEGAICRPSTSGCNQSGLELPIYDYSHSLGQSVTGGYVYRGPGVPDLQGSYIYGDFVTGRIWALNYDGTNLAENTELLNTSLFISSFGIDQNNELYICAFDGRIYRFKPTVTSEDSNSEIPSQFSLLQNYPNPFSANLQGGTTISFSLAQSSDVSIQIYNLRGELVRRFSPGMLSAGEFTVFWNGKNDRGSQVAAGIYFYRLIVDHSIRHIKRLTMLK